A window of the bacterium genome harbors these coding sequences:
- a CDS encoding aminoacyl-tRNA hydrolase, translating to MRVIFGIGNPGIRYEYTRHNAGFLLLDFFAEKRSLKFKSAQGEYLEAVGFINDEKFALIKPVTFVNNSGIAAKQVLENYEIESQDFLVVSDDVNLKNFALRVRLSGGDGGHNGLSSIIYHLVTDQFPRIRIGIGGNPEDVALSEYVLSKLTESELDLLKETFQKGTLLIEEFIIGGSKKMLESNSILMKSENQNNSNQTI from the coding sequence TTGCGGGTTATATTTGGAATTGGAAATCCCGGCATTCGGTATGAATATACCAGGCATAATGCCGGATTTTTATTGTTAGACTTCTTCGCTGAAAAGAGATCACTCAAGTTTAAATCTGCTCAAGGTGAGTACCTCGAAGCTGTCGGTTTTATTAATGATGAAAAATTTGCTTTGATAAAACCAGTTACATTTGTTAATAACAGCGGGATTGCTGCAAAACAGGTTCTGGAAAATTACGAAATTGAGTCTCAGGATTTTCTTGTGGTTAGTGACGACGTGAATTTAAAAAATTTTGCTTTAAGAGTTCGACTTTCGGGAGGAGATGGAGGGCATAACGGTTTAAGTTCAATCATTTACCATCTTGTAACAGATCAATTCCCTAGAATACGAATTGGAATCGGGGGTAATCCTGAAGACGTAGCTTTATCTGAATATGTCCTCTCAAAATTAACTGAAAGTGAATTGGACTTACTTAAAGAAACTTTTCAAAAAGGTACTTTACTAATTGAAGAATTTATCATCGGTGGTTCAAAAAAAATGCTGGAATCAAATAGTATTTTAATGAAATCAGAAAATCAAAATAATTCTAACCAAACTATTTAA
- the rpmB gene encoding 50S ribosomal protein L28 has translation MARKCQVSGVGPRYGSSISHAHNKSKRRFLPNLQKKKIWVQELNREVTVKLSAKSLKTISKNGTADLAKVIREKKIKVN, from the coding sequence ATGGCCAGAAAATGTCAGGTATCAGGAGTTGGTCCCAGATACGGCAGCAGTATATCGCATGCTCATAATAAGTCTAAAAGAAGATTTTTACCCAATTTGCAGAAGAAAAAAATCTGGGTTCAGGAATTGAACCGCGAAGTTACCGTCAAATTATCCGCTAAATCGTTAAAGACAATAAGTAAAAACGGAACTGCTGATCTTGCAAAGGTGATCAGGGAGAAAAAAATTAAAGTTAATTGA
- a CDS encoding SDR family NAD(P)-dependent oxidoreductase, which yields MELLKNRLTLVTGASAGIGKACAEVFAREKSNLILTARRIERLKSLAEKLEKDHGIKVKCIQLDVRNYDQVEKAVNSLDTSWKKIDILVNNAGLSRGLDKIHEGKKDDWDEMIDTNIKGLAYVTRHVLPLMVKRKKGQIINIGSTAGHDVYPSGNVYAATKFAVKALSQSTRYDVLDQGIKVTSVDPGMVETEFSIVRFRGDKERAKKVYTGIKPLIPKDIAETVLFCATRPGNVNINQVILTPLYQASSTQVIRKEK from the coding sequence ATGGAATTATTAAAGAATAGATTAACACTTGTTACAGGTGCTTCTGCAGGAATCGGAAAAGCCTGCGCAGAAGTATTTGCAAGAGAAAAATCAAACCTGATTTTAACTGCAAGGAGAATCGAAAGATTGAAATCACTTGCAGAGAAATTAGAAAAAGATCATGGAATTAAAGTCAAGTGTATTCAACTTGATGTTCGGAATTACGATCAAGTTGAAAAAGCAGTTAATTCACTAGATACAAGCTGGAAAAAGATTGATATACTTGTGAACAATGCAGGTCTTTCACGCGGACTGGATAAAATCCACGAAGGCAAAAAAGATGATTGGGATGAGATGATCGATACAAATATTAAAGGATTGGCTTATGTAACAAGACACGTCCTCCCTTTGATGGTCAAAAGAAAAAAAGGGCAAATAATTAATATCGGTTCAACAGCCGGACATGATGTATATCCTTCCGGAAATGTTTATGCAGCAACAAAATTTGCTGTAAAAGCATTAAGCCAATCAACTCGTTATGACGTACTGGATCAGGGAATAAAAGTAACAAGTGTCGATCCGGGAATGGTCGAAACAGAATTCAGCATTGTAAGGTTCAGGGGAGACAAAGAAAGAGCAAAAAAAGTTTACACAGGAATTAAACCATTAATCCCAAAAGATATAGCAGAGACTGTTTTGTTCTGTGCTACAAGACCGGGAAATGTAAACATCAACCAGGTAATATTAACTCCATTATATCAGGCTTCATCAACACAGGTAATAAGGAAGGAAAAATAA
- the pyk gene encoding pyruvate kinase — MSFSKAKTKILATLGPETSSVEKIKQLISSGVDAVRLNMSHGDHNFYSSLFENIHTARTELNSSLAILADLQGPKIRIGELEEKQIEIFSGNKIEITTDDIIGDDKIISTSYKDLQKDAELSNLILINDGLIRLKIVSKNERSVVCEIENGGILSPRKGMNLPGMKLSTPSITEKDFENLEYLSDKPIDYIALSFVRKADDILKLKEWLNKKGTPVPIIAKIEKKEAIDSFDSILNASDGIMVARGDLGVELSPAKVPVIQKEIIKKCNETGKLVITATQMLESMINSPIPTRAEAADVANAVWDGTDVVMLSGETSVGKYPVETVKMMNDIIINAEQHYILNENLKFQIPEALEENLFDSVLKGITSVAEQIKANAIVVFTYKGRAARGLAKFRPAAKIIAISDSFETMNNLCLRWGVNSLFINKIDKQNAAIEEAKILILNAGLVNKGELVIFLSRAPFSEKGRSDFLHFEVM, encoded by the coding sequence TTGAGCTTCAGTAAGGCTAAAACAAAAATTCTTGCGACGCTCGGACCCGAAACTTCGAGCGTAGAAAAAATTAAACAATTGATTTCTTCGGGTGTCGACGCTGTTCGTCTTAATATGTCACATGGTGATCATAATTTCTATTCATCGTTGTTTGAAAATATTCATACTGCAAGAACTGAACTCAACTCCTCACTCGCAATTCTTGCTGATCTTCAGGGACCGAAAATCAGAATCGGTGAATTGGAAGAAAAGCAGATTGAAATTTTCTCAGGCAACAAGATTGAGATTACGACTGATGATATAATTGGGGACGATAAAATCATTTCCACATCTTATAAAGATTTACAGAAAGATGCTGAACTCAGCAATTTGATTCTTATCAATGATGGCCTGATCAGGCTAAAAATTGTAAGTAAAAATGAAAGGTCCGTCGTTTGTGAAATCGAGAACGGCGGAATCCTTTCTCCGCGTAAAGGAATGAACCTTCCGGGGATGAAGTTATCGACACCTTCAATTACAGAAAAAGATTTTGAAAATCTCGAATATCTAAGTGATAAACCAATTGACTATATCGCTCTATCATTTGTAAGGAAAGCAGATGATATTCTGAAATTGAAAGAATGGCTAAACAAAAAAGGAACGCCAGTTCCCATCATCGCAAAGATTGAAAAGAAAGAAGCGATAGATTCATTCGATTCTATTTTAAATGCTTCTGATGGAATTATGGTAGCTCGTGGTGATCTCGGAGTTGAGTTATCTCCGGCAAAAGTTCCTGTCATTCAAAAAGAGATTATTAAAAAATGCAATGAAACAGGTAAGCTGGTGATTACTGCAACACAGATGCTTGAGTCAATGATAAACTCACCAATACCGACACGCGCCGAGGCAGCAGATGTGGCTAATGCAGTCTGGGATGGAACCGACGTCGTTATGCTCAGCGGTGAAACTTCTGTTGGTAAGTATCCAGTAGAAACAGTCAAGATGATGAATGATATCATCATTAATGCCGAACAGCATTACATCTTGAATGAAAATTTAAAATTCCAGATACCGGAAGCATTGGAGGAAAATTTATTTGATTCCGTTCTGAAAGGAATAACCTCTGTGGCGGAACAAATTAAAGCAAATGCAATCGTTGTGTTCACATATAAGGGAAGAGCAGCAAGAGGCTTGGCAAAGTTTCGTCCTGCTGCAAAAATCATCGCCATTTCAGACAGTTTCGAGACAATGAATAATCTTTGTCTCCGCTGGGGAGTCAATTCTCTTTTCATAAATAAAATTGATAAACAAAACGCGGCAATTGAAGAAGCAAAAATTTTAATACTGAACGCGGGACTTGTAAATAAAGGAGAGCTTGTTATATTTTTATCCCGCGCACCGTTCTCTGAAAAAGGCAGAAGCGATTTTCTTCACTTTGAGGTTATGTAA
- a CDS encoding threonylcarbamoyl-AMP synthase: protein MDYYELHPVNPELRFINKAINILKEGGVIIYPTDTVYGIGCDIFNKQALDRVKQIKGNSDIKLLSFICPNLKDISNYARVSDYAYKTMKKLLPGPYTFILPAAKNVPKKLWSKRKTVGIRIPDHPVTLKIVEGLGNPIVSTSTTTRKGELLIDPMEIRSVFDFQVDLMLASGNLSGKPSSVIDLSGDEPVIVREGAGDISLFA from the coding sequence ATGGACTATTATGAATTACATCCTGTTAATCCTGAGTTGAGGTTTATTAACAAAGCTATAAATATTCTTAAAGAAGGTGGTGTGATTATTTATCCGACTGATACAGTTTATGGTATAGGCTGCGATATTTTTAATAAACAAGCGTTAGACAGGGTGAAGCAAATTAAAGGTAATTCGGATATCAAATTGCTCAGCTTCATTTGTCCAAACCTAAAAGATATTTCCAATTACGCCAGAGTTTCCGATTATGCATATAAGACCATGAAAAAATTGCTGCCTGGTCCATACACTTTTATTCTCCCCGCAGCTAAAAATGTTCCCAAAAAATTATGGAGTAAAAGGAAAACTGTTGGAATCAGAATTCCTGATCATCCAGTAACTTTAAAGATTGTTGAAGGATTGGGGAATCCAATTGTAAGCACGAGCACAACTACCCGTAAAGGAGAGTTACTTATCGATCCGATGGAAATTAGATCTGTTTTCGATTTTCAGGTTGACCTGATGCTTGCATCCGGTAATCTTAGCGGAAAACCATCAAGCGTTATTGATCTTAGCGGTGATGAACCGGTAATCGTTCGTGAAGGTGCTGGCGATATTTCGTTATTTGCCTGA
- a CDS encoding 30S ribosomal protein S18 → MMTQKKEIKTKKICRFTQAKIKYIDYKNVKLLQKFVSEQGRIIPKRITGTSSKYQRQLAIAVKRARHMALLPYVSESIR, encoded by the coding sequence ATGATGACTCAAAAGAAAGAAATAAAAACAAAAAAAATCTGCCGTTTTACACAGGCGAAAATAAAATACATTGATTATAAAAATGTAAAACTACTTCAGAAATTCGTCTCTGAGCAGGGCAGAATTATTCCAAAAAGAATTACAGGAACAAGCTCAAAGTATCAGCGACAGCTTGCTATTGCTGTTAAAAGAGCTCGTCATATGGCTTTGCTGCCATACGTTTCTGAAAGTATCAGATAG
- the rpsF gene encoding 30S ribosomal protein S6, which yields MNNRVYESAILINAALDDEAIKILISKVKETITNNGGDILEIEDWGRKRLAYQVKKSKIGYYAIFRFKSQPDLIPKLERYYQLDESILRYLTITLSKDALEQIEIDKSLLPQLVEEVEQIPVVPPEEADEDDVETPVTDV from the coding sequence ATGAATAATCGTGTATACGAAAGTGCCATTCTTATTAATGCAGCACTTGATGACGAAGCAATAAAAATTCTCATCTCAAAAGTCAAAGAGACTATTACAAACAACGGGGGAGACATACTTGAAATAGAAGATTGGGGAAGAAAAAGACTTGCTTACCAGGTTAAGAAAAGCAAGATCGGATATTATGCAATCTTCAGATTCAAGTCCCAGCCTGATCTGATCCCCAAGCTCGAAAGATATTATCAGTTAGATGAAAGTATTTTAAGATATCTAACTATCACGCTTTCAAAAGATGCACTCGAACAAATTGAAATCGATAAATCTCTGTTACCTCAGTTAGTAGAAGAAGTGGAACAAATACCTGTCGTTCCTCCGGAAGAAGCTGATGAGGATGATGTAGAGACACCCGTAACTGACGTATAA
- a CDS encoding T9SS type A sorting domain-containing protein, with amino-acid sequence MKYFTLLLVLSAFNSLLFPQWQTQNSGTTENLNDVFILNQTSAIVIGNNGTILKTSNNGSEWISINSGTPNRLNAVSFRDNENGIAVGNEVICRTTDGGGNWNSTISLSNFLNVSYREIYFGGPNIIIGDENGYILYSSDDGNTWNLTLIFPTQPLIAVGFNYDSPSIHAPLAYIATTYNTGVSFFPSTTWNIYENPIIPAWDILTGGEFYDNNQYLVGWNGNPGPASLLLRRTDSDTTWGPIYSFVPGPYIPNDIKALNEILFVCGSDGKIFKSIDHGDNWTQQFTSITNSLNAISFRYDSIGYSVGDNGAILFTSNGGGINSVGEIIQPNEIVLYQNYPNPFNPLTNIEYKINSKQYVQLKIYDVLGNEITTLVNEEQLTGSYAFEFNPALTNLKISSGIYFYKISTSGEEGHFVQTKKMIYLK; translated from the coding sequence ATGAAATATTTTACACTTCTTCTCGTTTTATCAGCTTTCAATTCACTACTATTTCCACAATGGCAAACACAAAACAGCGGAACAACTGAAAATTTAAATGATGTGTTTATTCTAAATCAAACATCTGCAATTGTAATTGGGAACAATGGAACAATTCTAAAAACTTCGAACAACGGTAGTGAATGGATCTCAATAAACAGCGGAACACCAAATCGATTAAATGCAGTTTCTTTCCGTGATAATGAAAATGGAATTGCTGTTGGCAACGAAGTTATTTGCAGAACGACTGATGGCGGGGGAAATTGGAATTCTACAATTTCATTAAGTAATTTTTTAAATGTTTCTTATAGGGAAATTTATTTTGGGGGACCAAATATTATTATCGGTGATGAAAATGGCTACATCCTCTATTCATCAGATGATGGAAACACATGGAACCTTACTCTAATTTTTCCTACACAGCCGTTAATAGCAGTTGGATTCAATTACGATTCGCCAAGTATTCATGCTCCTTTAGCTTATATTGCAACAACATACAATACTGGAGTTTCTTTTTTTCCTTCAACTACTTGGAATATATATGAAAATCCAATAATTCCGGCATGGGATATTTTAACTGGTGGAGAGTTTTACGATAATAATCAATATTTAGTTGGTTGGAATGGAAATCCCGGGCCAGCATCACTGTTATTAAGAAGAACCGATTCTGATACAACATGGGGACCAATTTATTCTTTTGTTCCGGGACCATATATTCCAAATGATATCAAAGCATTAAATGAAATATTATTTGTTTGCGGCAGCGACGGAAAAATATTCAAATCAATTGATCACGGTGATAATTGGACACAACAATTTACAAGTATTACAAACTCTCTCAATGCGATAAGCTTTCGATATGATTCTATTGGCTATTCAGTTGGTGACAATGGTGCAATATTATTTACATCCAACGGAGGAGGTATAAATTCAGTTGGTGAAATAATTCAACCGAATGAAATTGTGTTATACCAGAACTATCCAAATCCTTTTAATCCACTAACAAATATTGAATACAAAATAAACAGCAAACAATATGTTCAACTTAAAATTTATGATGTTCTTGGAAACGAGATTACAACTTTAGTAAACGAAGAACAACTTACTGGAAGTTATGCTTTCGAGTTTAATCCTGCATTGACAAACTTAAAAATATCTTCGGGGATTTATTTTTATAAGATTTCAACTTCGGGTGAGGAAGGTCATTTTGTTCAAACAAAAAAAATGATTTACTTAAAGTAG
- a CDS encoding 50S ribosomal protein L25 has protein sequence MEKTMLKASERKDFTKSGTRKNRKEGNIPGVFYSKNNKPLHVSVADKAINPLVFTSKTHLISLVLDGHEEYECIIKDVQFDPVTDRVIHFDLLGLTKGEKIKLEIPVQLVGSPIGVKEGGIIQHVMHKIEVECLPRNIPEHIVVDVSGLKLGDSIHIGDLNIQDIEFTDPKESLVVQVTHAKIKEEAAPTAEGAAEEPKEPEVISKGKQEEKEEE, from the coding sequence ATGGAAAAAACAATGTTAAAAGCTTCGGAGAGAAAAGATTTTACAAAATCCGGAACCAGGAAAAACAGAAAAGAAGGTAATATACCAGGTGTCTTCTATTCAAAGAATAATAAACCACTACATGTAAGTGTAGCTGATAAAGCAATCAATCCGCTGGTATTCACTTCAAAGACGCATCTGATTTCGCTTGTGCTTGATGGCCATGAAGAATATGAGTGCATTATTAAAGATGTGCAGTTTGATCCTGTTACAGATAGAGTCATTCACTTTGATTTGCTGGGACTTACAAAAGGAGAAAAGATAAAACTTGAGATTCCGGTTCAACTCGTTGGTTCGCCGATTGGAGTTAAAGAAGGAGGAATCATTCAGCATGTAATGCATAAAATTGAAGTCGAATGTTTACCGCGTAATATTCCCGAACATATTGTAGTTGATGTTTCAGGCTTAAAGCTTGGCGATTCAATTCATATTGGTGATTTGAATATTCAGGATATTGAATTTACTGATCCAAAAGAATCGCTGGTAGTGCAGGTTACTCATGCTAAGATAAAAGAAGAAGCTGCCCCAACGGCTGAAGGTGCTGCCGAAGAGCCAAAGGAGCCTGAAGTTATATCTAAGGGTAAGCAGGAAGAAAAAGAAGAAGAATAA
- a CDS encoding sodium-translocating pyrophosphatase has product MPSFFYIIPFFGVIALIFTFYRSSWISKKDPGTEKMKKIASHISEGAMAFLKSEYKVLSIFVICVAILLAISADPNDSSPLVAISFIVGALCSALAGFIGMKVATKANVRTTNAARTSLGKALEIAFAGGSVMGMAVVGLGVLGLGILFVIYGDLFGVGDVTNLHRVITVITGFSFGASSIALFARVGGGIYTKAADVGADLVGKVEAGIPEDHPLNPATIADNVGDNVGDVAGMGADLFESYVGSIVGTMVLGAAFFGLPEFQGSFNGLGAILLPLAVAGVGIIMSILGTFFVRVKEGGDPQKALNLGEFGSSFLMIVALYFIIDWILPARWTYDDPLYGTTYEITSLNIFFATVIGLVAGVLIGVITEFFTGFGKPPVKSIARQSLTGTATNIIAGLSNGMFSTAIPVIIIAISIIAAFYFGGLYGIAIAAVGMLSNTGIQLAVDAYGPVSDNAGGIAEMSKLPKEVRERTDKLDAVGNTTAAIGKGFAIGSAALTALALFGAFMQAANIRTIDISKAGVMAGLFVGGMLPFLFSALAMSAVGKAAMAMIEEVRRQFKNIPALTKALAIMKKYHGKEQREWSSEDIKTFEDADGAAEYGKCVAISTQAAIRKMVIPGLLAVITPVLVGFGGGAEMLGGLLAGVTVTGVLMAIFQANAGGAWDNAKKMFESGFEVNGEKYLKGSDPHKAAVVGDTVGDPFKDTSGPSLNILIKLMAVISLVIAPLIK; this is encoded by the coding sequence ATGCCATCATTCTTTTATATTATTCCTTTCTTTGGAGTGATAGCACTTATATTTACGTTTTATAGATCATCCTGGATTAGCAAAAAAGATCCCGGTACAGAAAAAATGAAAAAAATTGCCAGCCACATATCCGAAGGTGCGATGGCGTTTTTGAAGTCTGAATACAAAGTACTTTCAATCTTCGTTATTTGTGTGGCGATATTACTTGCTATTTCTGCAGACCCCAATGACTCTTCACCATTAGTAGCAATATCTTTCATAGTGGGCGCACTTTGTTCAGCTCTTGCTGGATTTATTGGGATGAAAGTAGCAACCAAGGCTAACGTAAGAACTACAAATGCTGCGAGAACCAGTCTTGGTAAAGCACTTGAAATCGCTTTTGCAGGTGGCTCGGTTATGGGAATGGCTGTAGTTGGTTTAGGTGTGCTTGGACTTGGAATTCTTTTCGTGATTTACGGAGATTTATTTGGAGTGGGAGATGTTACAAATCTGCACAGAGTTATTACAGTTATAACAGGATTTTCGTTTGGTGCGTCTTCAATTGCATTATTTGCCCGTGTTGGAGGTGGTATTTACACAAAAGCTGCCGACGTTGGTGCTGATCTCGTCGGGAAAGTTGAAGCTGGAATTCCTGAGGATCATCCTCTGAACCCGGCAACCATTGCTGATAATGTTGGAGATAATGTGGGTGATGTTGCAGGTATGGGTGCTGACCTTTTTGAATCCTATGTCGGTTCAATTGTTGGTACAATGGTGCTTGGTGCTGCATTCTTTGGATTGCCCGAATTTCAGGGAAGCTTTAATGGGTTAGGTGCAATACTTCTTCCTTTGGCAGTGGCTGGTGTCGGAATAATAATGTCAATATTAGGAACTTTTTTTGTTAGAGTTAAGGAGGGTGGTGATCCTCAGAAGGCATTAAACCTTGGTGAGTTCGGCTCTTCATTTTTAATGATCGTTGCTTTGTACTTTATAATTGATTGGATTCTACCTGCCCGATGGACTTATGATGATCCATTGTACGGAACCACTTATGAGATCACATCACTAAATATTTTCTTCGCAACTGTGATCGGTCTTGTTGCTGGTGTGTTGATAGGAGTAATAACGGAATTTTTCACTGGATTTGGAAAACCACCTGTTAAGTCGATTGCAAGACAGTCATTAACGGGAACAGCGACTAATATTATAGCCGGCTTAAGTAATGGGATGTTCTCTACTGCAATACCAGTAATAATAATTGCAATATCGATCATTGCAGCTTTTTACTTTGGTGGATTATACGGAATTGCAATAGCAGCAGTTGGTATGCTTTCGAACACGGGAATTCAACTTGCTGTTGATGCATACGGACCGGTTTCTGATAATGCCGGTGGAATAGCTGAGATGTCAAAACTTCCTAAAGAAGTAAGAGAAAGAACAGATAAACTCGATGCTGTTGGAAATACTACAGCGGCGATAGGAAAAGGATTTGCAATTGGTTCTGCAGCATTAACTGCACTTGCATTGTTCGGTGCATTCATGCAGGCTGCAAATATCAGGACAATAGATATATCAAAAGCTGGTGTTATGGCTGGTTTGTTTGTAGGTGGAATGCTTCCGTTTTTGTTTTCAGCTTTAGCAATGAGTGCTGTTGGTAAAGCAGCTATGGCGATGATTGAAGAAGTAAGAAGACAATTCAAAAATATTCCTGCATTAACAAAAGCTCTTGCCATTATGAAGAAATACCATGGTAAAGAACAGAGAGAATGGTCTAGTGAAGATATTAAAACATTTGAAGATGCGGATGGGGCTGCTGAGTACGGTAAGTGCGTTGCAATTTCAACACAGGCTGCTATTAGAAAAATGGTTATTCCTGGTTTATTGGCAGTTATAACTCCTGTTCTGGTTGGTTTTGGTGGTGGAGCTGAAATGCTCGGCGGACTGCTAGCAGGTGTTACTGTAACCGGCGTATTAATGGCAATTTTTCAGGCGAATGCCGGTGGAGCCTGGGATAATGCTAAGAAAATGTTTGAGAGCGGATTTGAAGTAAACGGAGAAAAATATCTCAAAGGCTCTGACCCGCATAAAGCTGCTGTAGTTGGCGATACTGTCGGCGATCCTTTTAAGGATACTTCAGGTCCATCCCTGAATATTTTAATTAAGTTAATGGCTGTAATTTCACTTGTTATTGCTCCATTAATTAAATAG
- the amrS gene encoding AmmeMemoRadiSam system radical SAM enzyme, protein MDKVLAKWWEPTEGNKILCTLCPRYCKIGDGQPGFCYIRQNIGGKLYSIGYGRPTGFAIDPIEKKPLNHFLPGSTILSFGTAGCNLGCKFCQNWSMSKAKLDDLNSFEASPEDVVNLAKRYDSPSIAFTYNDPTIFGEYVIDISKIAKEEGIKSVMVTAGYIDKEARKDVYKYIDAANVDLKGFTERFYWKNTYSHLDDVLDTLVWLKNETDVWFEITTLLIPDENDSAEEVNQECDWILKNLGDSVPLHFTAFHPDFKMRDKERTPEKTLTRARKIAMDLGIKYCYVGNVHNTEGQTTYCPNCNEKLIKRDWHSVISNKLVNGACKSCGEKIEGVFNN, encoded by the coding sequence ATGGATAAAGTTTTAGCAAAATGGTGGGAACCAACAGAAGGAAACAAAATCCTTTGCACTCTTTGTCCAAGATATTGTAAAATTGGAGATGGCCAGCCAGGCTTCTGTTATATAAGGCAAAACATTGGTGGAAAACTTTATTCAATCGGTTATGGAAGGCCAACCGGATTTGCTATTGATCCAATCGAAAAAAAACCACTCAATCATTTCCTTCCCGGTTCAACAATTTTAAGTTTCGGTACAGCAGGCTGTAATCTCGGATGCAAGTTTTGTCAGAACTGGTCAATGAGCAAAGCTAAACTTGATGATCTCAATTCATTTGAAGCTTCACCGGAGGATGTGGTGAATCTGGCTAAACGATACGATTCACCTTCAATTGCTTTTACCTACAACGATCCGACAATCTTTGGTGAGTATGTAATTGATATTTCGAAGATTGCAAAAGAAGAAGGAATAAAGTCTGTGATGGTAACAGCAGGATATATTGATAAAGAAGCACGAAAGGATGTATATAAATACATTGATGCGGCCAATGTTGATTTGAAAGGATTTACTGAAAGATTTTACTGGAAAAATACTTATTCACATTTGGATGATGTGCTTGACACGCTCGTCTGGTTAAAAAACGAAACTGATGTTTGGTTTGAAATAACAACATTACTAATTCCTGATGAGAATGATTCTGCTGAAGAAGTAAACCAAGAATGTGACTGGATTCTCAAAAATCTTGGAGATAGTGTTCCATTACACTTCACTGCTTTTCATCCTGACTTTAAAATGAGAGATAAAGAAAGAACCCCCGAAAAAACTCTTACAAGAGCAAGAAAAATTGCGATGGATTTGGGAATCAAGTATTGCTATGTTGGCAATGTTCACAACACAGAAGGACAAACAACTTATTGTCCAAACTGCAATGAAAAATTAATTAAGAGAGACTGGCATTCAGTTATTTCAAACAAATTAGTAAATGGAGCTTGTAAATCCTGCGGTGAAAAAATAGAGGGAGTTTTTAACAATTAA
- a CDS encoding 50S ribosomal protein L9, translated as MKVILRQNYEPLGQVGDVVDVKDGYAHNFLLPRKIAYIALDGNLRALEDEKKAVLKKAKHELHAAENLATELEKVSITIPVQVGEEDKIFGTVTSQMIADSLKEKGYEIDKRKIEIDEAIKTLGIYGVNVKLHPSVSAKVKVWVVRE; from the coding sequence ATGAAAGTAATACTAAGACAAAACTATGAGCCCCTTGGTCAGGTGGGAGATGTTGTTGACGTTAAAGACGGTTATGCGCACAACTTCCTTTTACCGAGAAAGATAGCATACATTGCCCTCGATGGAAATTTAAGAGCACTTGAGGATGAGAAAAAAGCCGTGCTTAAGAAAGCTAAGCATGAGTTGCATGCTGCCGAAAATCTTGCAACCGAATTGGAAAAAGTATCCATTACGATACCCGTTCAAGTTGGTGAAGAAGACAAGATTTTTGGAACCGTCACTTCTCAGATGATTGCTGACAGTTTAAAAGAAAAAGGTTATGAAATTGATAAAAGAAAAATTGAAATTGATGAAGCTATTAAAACACTTGGTATTTACGGTGTAAATGTAAAACTGCATCCAAGCGTAAGTGCAAAAGTGAAAGTCTGGGTTGTTAGAGAGTAG
- a CDS encoding single-stranded DNA-binding protein, with the protein MADLKMPEINYVIVAGNLTKDPIFRETTNKTPVVNFSLASNRRFKDSSNQWQEDVCYVGIVAWNKLAESCKERLKKGSAVLVDGELQSRTWKTDDGHNRSIVEIKARRIQFLNKRGKFVDAEVLEEDDNSVVTDENDVDYTEDSFDKFLSNEESDLMKDK; encoded by the coding sequence ATGGCCGATTTGAAAATGCCGGAAATTAATTATGTGATAGTCGCCGGCAACTTAACCAAAGACCCGATCTTTAGAGAAACAACTAATAAGACACCAGTTGTCAATTTTTCTTTGGCTTCAAACAGAAGATTTAAAGACAGCAGTAACCAATGGCAGGAAGACGTTTGTTATGTTGGGATTGTTGCCTGGAATAAACTTGCAGAAAGTTGTAAAGAAAGACTAAAAAAAGGTTCAGCAGTTTTAGTTGATGGTGAATTGCAGAGCAGAACTTGGAAAACCGATGATGGTCACAACAGAAGCATCGTTGAAATAAAAGCAAGAAGAATTCAATTTTTAAATAAAAGAGGAAAATTTGTAGATGCAGAAGTGCTTGAAGAGGATGATAATTCTGTAGTTACAGACGAAAATGATGTTGATTACACAGAGGACTCATTTGATAAATTCCTTTCAAACGAAGAATCTGATTTAATGAAGGATAAATAA